The region ATTCAGATAACTCACTATCATACATTTGAAATCCATCATGGTGTTCTGCGACAGGCATAACGTATTTTGCACCTGCATCTGCAAATAACTCCATCCATTTTTCTGCATCAAATTTTTCGCCCTTGAACATTGGAATAAAATCCTTATATCCAAAATCTTTATGTTCACCATATGTCTTAATATGATGCTCATATTCTTTTGAACCTTTTATATACATATTCCTTGGATACCATTCGTTCCCAAAAGCTGGAACTGAATAAACTCCCCAATGGATAAATATTCCAAATTTAGCATCCTTATACCATTGAGGCTCCTTATAGTTTCCTAGAGATTCCCAGTTGTCCTTGTATGGACCTTTATCAATAACTTGTTGAATACTATCAAGATAATCTTTTAATGGTTTCATAACAATTCTCCCTTCACTAATATATTTATATTTTAATTAACCTGTGATATAATATAAATATAAAATACTAACCTATATTTATATTATTTTTATGAAGATCATAAGGAGAATGATATGTCAAAATCGCAGGATAAAATGATTTCAAAATATATGTCTTACCTTAGGGTGAATCTAATAATATCAGCTTATAATCAAGTCCCATTGGATTGGAAAGAAACTCAGACTAACCTTACTTATTGTAAAATGTATTTTATTGAACAGGGTGAAGGCGTAGTTTATATAGATAATATTGCATATTACCCAAAACCTGGAGATATGATGTTTATACCTGAAGGCTGTAAACACGGTTATTCAACCATAAGTCCAAAAACATATGTTAAACATTGGTGTCATTTCAACGCATATATAGGTTCTATCCCCATATCAGATTTTTTAAATATACCGTATATAAAATCAATAAAAAATCCTCACAAAATCATTTCGATTTTCGAGGATTTGACAACTTATTATAATAGTGATAATCCTTTTTCACCATTAAATGCTCAAGCGACTTTAATGCAGCTATTATCAACGTATTTTTCAGATATTTGTAAAAAAGATATATCTCTAAAAACACAAATGACAGATACTAAACTTAATCTATTACTAGATTTTATAGAAAAAAATCTCCATAACAAAATAACTATTGATGAACTTGCTGATTATATGAATCTTCATCCGAATTACTTGATTCGATTGTTCACAAGTACATTCGGTCTCTCTCCTATAGAATATATAAACAGATTGCGTATTGAAAGAGCTAAGGAATTACTAACTATCAATAATGAAAGTATAAAATTGATATCCGAACTAGTTGGATTTAGTACTCCATACTATTTCTCTCTAGTTTTTAAAAAGCAAACTGGATTATCCCCAAAACAATATAGGCAGTTGATAGTATCTAGTTACAAAAAATAACATATATACATCTTTAATATAATAAAATTAATTATTAACTGCTTCCTCAACTTTTTCTGGGATTAACACATTTGTACGAACTCCTTTACTTTCTATATTAAATTTATTTACTGTAGTTATAGTGAAAAAATACGCTTTACCTAATGTTAATCCAGTAAAAGTTTTGGAATTATTACCTTTTTCTATTGGTCCAGCTACTTTTATTCCATCTTGATTATAGATATTTACATATTCATAGTTAGCATTGATTGGATCTGTCCAAGCCAAATCGATACTATCTTCAACTATTTTTCCTACATGATCCAATGTTCTTTTAATAATGGGATATATCACATTAGTCTGAGGTACTTGTTCCTCTTCAATTATGCCAGGCGTGGGATTATGGTTTTGTGACTTTGGTATCAATCTTTCCATTATGATATCGTCATGTTTTGGATAATAATAGATAATACTTTTTCCATTTGTAAAATCACTTTTACCATCATAAAATGCATTTACGATTCTATTATCAAACTTTTCGTCAGCTTTTATTATAGTAATATTCCTAGCAAAATTGTTATTTAATACAGTAGCCATCTTTGGAAAATTTATAACAACAATATCATTATTTCTTAAATTCACTTTATATAAATCATTAAAATCATCTAAAGTTTTTCCTGCGTTTCTTTTCTTAATCCATATTACCTTTGTTTTCCCCGGTTTAATAATTGTTGAAGCTGTTGTATCATAAGAAAGCAATGGGTATCTAGTTAATCTTAATGTACCATATATATCTGTAAAATAATAACCAATATTATAATCAGCTAAATCTATATATCTCGTACTATTATTATATACTTCTATGTACTCAAAATTTTCTTTTGCATCTACTTCAGCAGGTGAATTAACCATCAATTCCGTTATCAATAATTTAGGATATTCTTCTACCTTTAATAAGCCAACCTCTTTTATCCCTTTTTGAACATATGGATTTTTCATGAATTGTTTCCAAACAAATCCGCTTCTATAATTTTCTATTCCAAGAAGTGTAATGCCTACATTAATGACCGAATAATCATCTGCATACCATACTGGATCCACATCTAAGTTATATCCATCATAGAAACCATATTCTCCCCATAAATTCTTATGGTTCTCATAATAATTCCTCAACGCAACAATAGCTTCATTTGGAGTAAACATCATAGCTGCAGCGGCTCCAGAAGGTGAAATAGTACCAAGTGTCTCATGCATAGGCTTAGTTCTGCCAGAAGGTGGAGCTCCATTTTTACCTTCATATTTTTCTGGTCCCTTACCAGCCATCATTCCCCATGCATCTAATCCATAAGTGTTAAATTTTCCACCATTTGATTTAGATATATCAATGGCATATTGCCTATTTGCTTTTATAGCAGTTAAAGAATTTTCATACCAGTTTATGCCACATCTATCTTCTTTATTTCTGAAATCAACCCATGCATGTGACATAACATATGTATGCATAGAACCAAAAAAAGAGTTAATAATTGGTGTTCCATTTCCATATGAACCATAATCTCTATTAAAATTATAAAACATATTGCCATTTACCGGATGAGTTGGTGATCCAGCAGATAAAATATATAATGCAAGCTGTTCTCCGCTATTTTTCCAACGTCCTCCATAACCTGAATTACGAAGTCCCATATAGAACTGATTGTAAGTTTCATCTCTCATTACTGACCAATCTACTCTTTCGTATATTTGATTAGCTAACTCTTTTACTTCTCCACCAAAATATTCTCCAGCAACAATTGCACCGCTTATTGCTCTCGTAGCATCAATTGTTGAAGCTTCCACATTCTGTGTATTTCTAGTACCTGTTTTAATATTTATGAAATGATAGAAAAATCCATCCTCATGTTCTACGTTATCTAATAGTGTTTTTAATGTGATTAATGCCCTTTCATAAGCTTCTTCTTTGGAAACCCATCCACGCTCTGCTCCTATAGCAATTGCAGTTAAAGCGTGACCCATTCCTGCTATACTACTAACATTAATGTTATAATCTTTTAATCCTTTTGGTACAAGTCCATAACCAGGACTGTTAGAATCCATATTTGCAGTATCCCAAAAGTAATTAAATGTTGCTCGTGAAATTGTCTCAAGTATTTCTTCGTCAGTTAATTTATCTTTATTTTGGGTGGAACAATCATTAGTAGCATCTTCATATGCATATGCATTAGAATAAGAGTTAATAACAAATACTCCAATAAATAAAATAAGACATAATAATATTGCCACATTCTTCTTTAAAGACAATCTAATCATACCTTCTCCTCCTATCACCTATCCCATAATAACTTTTACAACATGCTCTTTTTTATCACCAAATGTAGCTATTTTATTTGACTCTACCTTTACTCCATCCACGATAATT is a window of Vallitalea longa DNA encoding:
- a CDS encoding glucoamylase family protein — its product is MIRLSLKKNVAILLCLILFIGVFVINSYSNAYAYEDATNDCSTQNKDKLTDEEILETISRATFNYFWDTANMDSNSPGYGLVPKGLKDYNINVSSIAGMGHALTAIAIGAERGWVSKEEAYERALITLKTLLDNVEHEDGFFYHFINIKTGTRNTQNVEASTIDATRAISGAIVAGEYFGGEVKELANQIYERVDWSVMRDETYNQFYMGLRNSGYGGRWKNSGEQLALYILSAGSPTHPVNGNMFYNFNRDYGSYGNGTPIINSFFGSMHTYVMSHAWVDFRNKEDRCGINWYENSLTAIKANRQYAIDISKSNGGKFNTYGLDAWGMMAGKGPEKYEGKNGAPPSGRTKPMHETLGTISPSGAAAAMMFTPNEAIVALRNYYENHKNLWGEYGFYDGYNLDVDPVWYADDYSVINVGITLLGIENYRSGFVWKQFMKNPYVQKGIKEVGLLKVEEYPKLLITELMVNSPAEVDAKENFEYIEVYNNSTRYIDLADYNIGYYFTDIYGTLRLTRYPLLSYDTTASTIIKPGKTKVIWIKKRNAGKTLDDFNDLYKVNLRNNDIVVINFPKMATVLNNNFARNITIIKADEKFDNRIVNAFYDGKSDFTNGKSIIYYYPKHDDIIMERLIPKSQNHNPTPGIIEEEQVPQTNVIYPIIKRTLDHVGKIVEDSIDLAWTDPINANYEYVNIYNQDGIKVAGPIEKGNNSKTFTGLTLGKAYFFTITTVNKFNIESKGVRTNVLIPEKVEEAVNN
- a CDS encoding helix-turn-helix domain-containing protein; protein product: MSKSQDKMISKYMSYLRVNLIISAYNQVPLDWKETQTNLTYCKMYFIEQGEGVVYIDNIAYYPKPGDMMFIPEGCKHGYSTISPKTYVKHWCHFNAYIGSIPISDFLNIPYIKSIKNPHKIISIFEDLTTYYNSDNPFSPLNAQATLMQLLSTYFSDICKKDISLKTQMTDTKLNLLLDFIEKNLHNKITIDELADYMNLHPNYLIRLFTSTFGLSPIEYINRLRIERAKELLTINNESIKLISELVGFSTPYYFSLVFKKQTGLSPKQYRQLIVSSYKK